The following coding sequences are from one Oscarella lobularis chromosome 19, ooOscLobu1.1, whole genome shotgun sequence window:
- the LOC136198295 gene encoding U1 small nuclear ribonucleoprotein A-like, protein MEIPPNQTIYINNLNEKVKKDELKKSLYAIFSQFGAILDIITLKTVKMRGQAFVVFKDIGAATNALRSMQGFPFFDKQMRIQFAKSKSDAVAKIDGTYVERKREKRKPEDGESRKAKKKAAEAASGTQKEKPVRTGPELPNNILFLTNLPEETNDAMLQMLFNQFPGFKEVRLVPGRHDIAFVEFDHEIQAGQAKETLQGFKISPTNAIKITYAKK, encoded by the exons ATGGAAATCCCGCCGAATCAGACGATTTACATCAACAACCTGAAcgagaaagtgaagaaagacg AACTAAAGAAAAGCCTGTATGCAATATTTTCCCAATTCGGCGCAATTCTCGACATCATAACGCTAAAAACGGTGAAAATGCGCGGCCAagcgttcgtcgtcttcaaggACATCGGCGCGGCGACAAACGCGCTTCGATCGATGCAAGGCTTTCCCTTTTTCGACAAACAAATGCGAATCCAGTTCGCCAAATCGAAATCGGACGCCGTAGCGAAGATCGACGGCACGTacgtcgaacgaaaacgcgagaaaCGCAAACcggaagacggcgaatcgagaaaggcgaaaaagaaggcagcGGAAGCGGCAAGCGGCacccaaaaagaaaaacccGTTCGAa CTGGACCCGAGTTGCCGAATAATATTCTATTTCTTACCAATCTTCCTGAGGAGACGAATGACGCGATGCTTCAAATGCTATTCAATCA gtttCCTGGGTTCAAGGAAGTGCGTCTTGTTCCTGGTCGTCATGACATTGCTTTCGTAGAATTTGACCATGAAATTCAGGCTGGGCAGGCGAAAGAGACTTTGCAGGGATTCAAGATTTCTCCTACGAATGCAATTAAGATTACATACGCGAAGAAGTAG
- the LOC136198294 gene encoding transmembrane protein 104 homolog isoform X1, translating to MAEYGRMSAIFLCVNAMIAAGMLSLPFVFYHGGIVAGATTFLVLAIPSIASTEWTLEAMARAEALYSWRETGSYHWPQNCPISTNRKFEVGDLCRIFIHRSVGILYNLLVALAQFFALCAYGNIAASALASVIPFGHDTLFRSCDTADFRNRIHPAIGGCWNSYAICVAMFGLIVIPLSCIKLQTQVVFQNFMGLLRLAVVLTMIFWSAITPPIGDEDLTHRSWIDFNFQNWLAVFPLSISSLSMQFMLPTFCQYVRDKSSLGFILKIATAIVILLDVGLGIAVAFHFQGDIAEMCTLNWYRYSKAGNSLFSRTLAYFLLLYPSMDLCSTYPLIATLGSNIFLALLQDAGVNTEARHFALITRFCFATLPLIGSIYVANTVVVSIFVGFLYILITLVIPSLLRIFSIKKCQALFGTQTETATLLENKQLQQSDIRKTLYPPLIGRSDLLAYGTLLLGVMSLFPTVASWIVSKK from the exons ATGGCCGAGTATGGACGAATGAGTGCCATTTTCTTGTGCGTCAATGCCATGATCGCTGCCGGAATGCTATCACTTCCTTTTGTCTTCTACCACGGAGGTATCGTCGCAGGTGCGACGACCTTTCTAGTGCTCGCCATTCCGTCGATAGCGTCCACTGAGTGGACTCTAGAAGCGATGGCGAGAGCCGAG GCGCTTTACTCTTGGCGAGAAACGGGAAGTTATCATTGGCCACAAAACTGTCCGATTTCGACGAACCGAAAATTCGAAGTCGGTGATTTGTGTCGAATTTTTATCCATCGATCGGTCGGAATTCTCTATAATCTACTCGTCGCTTTGGCACAGTTTTTCGCACTCTGTGCCTACGGTAATATAGCAGCAAGTGCATTGGCTTCAGTCATTCCCTTTGGCCACGACACATTATTTCGGTCATGTGACACTGCCGATTTCCGCAACCGTATTCATCCGGCAATTGGAGGCTGCTGGAATTCATACGCAATTTGTGTAGCAATGTTTGGTCTCATTGTTATACCGCTTTCCTGTATTAAACTCCAAACCCAAGTTgtctttcaaaattttatGGGACTTCTGCGTCTTGCAGTTGTTCTGACTATGATCTTTTGGTCAGCTATCACTCCTCCTATTGGAGATGAGGATTTGACTCACCGTTCCTGGATcgattttaattttcaaaaCTGGCTCGCTGTTTTTCctctttccatttcttcgttGTCTATGCAGTTTATGCTTCCGACTTTTTGTCAGTACGTAAGAGACAAGTCTTCTTTGGGATTCATTCTAAAGATTGCCACAGCAATTGTGATATTGCTGGATGTTGGGCTAGGAATAGCAGTAGCTTTTCATTTCCAAGGCGATATTGCTGAAATGTGTACACTGAATTGG TACAGGTATTCAAAGGCTGGGAACAGCCTCTTTTCTAGGACACTTGcttactttcttcttttgtaTCCTTCAATGGATCTGTGTTCCACGTATCCACTCATTGCTACCCTTGGATCAAACATTTTTCTTGCTCTACTCCAAGACGCTGGTGTCAACACTGAAGCCAGACATTTCGCCCTGATAACTCGCTTCTGCTTCGCTACGTTACCACTGATTGGATCTATCTACGTGGCAAACACAGTTGTGGTGAGCATTTTTGTAGGATTCCTATATATTCTCATCACGCTGGTCATACCCTCTTTGCTTCGCATCTTTTCCATCAAAAAGTGTCAAGCCTTATTTGGTACGCAAACGGAGACAGCAACGTTGCTAGAAAACAAGCAATTGCAACAATCAGACATCAGAAAAACGCTGTACCCGCCACTGATCGGAAGAAGTGATCTGTTAGCATATGGTACACTACTATTGGGAGTCATGAGCCTATTCCCTACGGTAGCGTCGTGGATTGTAAGCAAAAAGTAA
- the LOC136198294 gene encoding transmembrane protein 104 homolog isoform X2 produces MAEYGRMSAIFLCVNAMIAAGMLSLPFVFYHGGIVAGATTFLVLAIPSIASTEWTLEAMARAEALYSWRETGSYHWPQNCPISTNRKFEVGDLCRIFIHRSVGILYNLLVALAQFFALCAYGNIAASALASVIPFGHDTLFRSCDTADFRNRIHPAIGGCWNSYAICVAMFGLIVIPLSCIKLQTQVVFQNFMGLLRLAVVLTMIFWSAITPPIGDEDLTHRSWIDFNFQNWLAVFPLSISSLSMQFMLPTFCQYVRDKSSLGFILKIATAIVILLDVGLGIAVAFHFQGDIAEMCTLNWYRYSKAGNSLFSRTLAYFLLLYPSMDLCSTYPLIATLGSNIFLALLQDAGVNTEARHFALITRFCFATLPLIGSIYVANTVVCQALFGTQTETATLLENKQLQQSDIRKTLYPPLIGRSDLLAYGTLLLGVMSLFPTVASWIVSKK; encoded by the exons ATGGCCGAGTATGGACGAATGAGTGCCATTTTCTTGTGCGTCAATGCCATGATCGCTGCCGGAATGCTATCACTTCCTTTTGTCTTCTACCACGGAGGTATCGTCGCAGGTGCGACGACCTTTCTAGTGCTCGCCATTCCGTCGATAGCGTCCACTGAGTGGACTCTAGAAGCGATGGCGAGAGCCGAG GCGCTTTACTCTTGGCGAGAAACGGGAAGTTATCATTGGCCACAAAACTGTCCGATTTCGACGAACCGAAAATTCGAAGTCGGTGATTTGTGTCGAATTTTTATCCATCGATCGGTCGGAATTCTCTATAATCTACTCGTCGCTTTGGCACAGTTTTTCGCACTCTGTGCCTACGGTAATATAGCAGCAAGTGCATTGGCTTCAGTCATTCCCTTTGGCCACGACACATTATTTCGGTCATGTGACACTGCCGATTTCCGCAACCGTATTCATCCGGCAATTGGAGGCTGCTGGAATTCATACGCAATTTGTGTAGCAATGTTTGGTCTCATTGTTATACCGCTTTCCTGTATTAAACTCCAAACCCAAGTTgtctttcaaaattttatGGGACTTCTGCGTCTTGCAGTTGTTCTGACTATGATCTTTTGGTCAGCTATCACTCCTCCTATTGGAGATGAGGATTTGACTCACCGTTCCTGGATcgattttaattttcaaaaCTGGCTCGCTGTTTTTCctctttccatttcttcgttGTCTATGCAGTTTATGCTTCCGACTTTTTGTCAGTACGTAAGAGACAAGTCTTCTTTGGGATTCATTCTAAAGATTGCCACAGCAATTGTGATATTGCTGGATGTTGGGCTAGGAATAGCAGTAGCTTTTCATTTCCAAGGCGATATTGCTGAAATGTGTACACTGAATTGG TACAGGTATTCAAAGGCTGGGAACAGCCTCTTTTCTAGGACACTTGcttactttcttcttttgtaTCCTTCAATGGATCTGTGTTCCACGTATCCACTCATTGCTACCCTTGGATCAAACATTTTTCTTGCTCTACTCCAAGACGCTGGTGTCAACACTGAAGCCAGACATTTCGCCCTGATAACTCGCTTCTGCTTCGCTACGTTACCACTGATTGGATCTATCTACGTGGCAAACACAGTTGTG TGTCAAGCCTTATTTGGTACGCAAACGGAGACAGCAACGTTGCTAGAAAACAAGCAATTGCAACAATCAGACATCAGAAAAACGCTGTACCCGCCACTGATCGGAAGAAGTGATCTGTTAGCATATGGTACACTACTATTGGGAGTCATGAGCCTATTCCCTACGGTAGCGTCGTGGATTGTAAGCAAAAAGTAA
- the LOC136198294 gene encoding transmembrane protein 104 homolog isoform X3: MAEYGRMSAIFLCVNAMIAAGMLSLPFVFYHGGIVAGATTFLVLAIPSIASTEWTLEAMARAEALYSWRETGSYHWPQNCPISTNRKFEVGDLCRIFIHRSVGILYNLLVALAQFFALCAYGNIAASALASVIPFGHDTLFRSCDTADFRNRIHPAIGGCWNSYAICVAMFGLIVIPLSCIKLQTQVVFQNFMGLLRLAVVLTMIFWSAITPPIGDEDLTHRSWIDFNFQNWLAVFPLSISSLSMQFMLPTFCQYVRDKSSLGFILKIATAIVILLDVGLGIAVAFHFQGDIAEMCTLNWVFKGWEQPLF; this comes from the exons ATGGCCGAGTATGGACGAATGAGTGCCATTTTCTTGTGCGTCAATGCCATGATCGCTGCCGGAATGCTATCACTTCCTTTTGTCTTCTACCACGGAGGTATCGTCGCAGGTGCGACGACCTTTCTAGTGCTCGCCATTCCGTCGATAGCGTCCACTGAGTGGACTCTAGAAGCGATGGCGAGAGCCGAG GCGCTTTACTCTTGGCGAGAAACGGGAAGTTATCATTGGCCACAAAACTGTCCGATTTCGACGAACCGAAAATTCGAAGTCGGTGATTTGTGTCGAATTTTTATCCATCGATCGGTCGGAATTCTCTATAATCTACTCGTCGCTTTGGCACAGTTTTTCGCACTCTGTGCCTACGGTAATATAGCAGCAAGTGCATTGGCTTCAGTCATTCCCTTTGGCCACGACACATTATTTCGGTCATGTGACACTGCCGATTTCCGCAACCGTATTCATCCGGCAATTGGAGGCTGCTGGAATTCATACGCAATTTGTGTAGCAATGTTTGGTCTCATTGTTATACCGCTTTCCTGTATTAAACTCCAAACCCAAGTTgtctttcaaaattttatGGGACTTCTGCGTCTTGCAGTTGTTCTGACTATGATCTTTTGGTCAGCTATCACTCCTCCTATTGGAGATGAGGATTTGACTCACCGTTCCTGGATcgattttaattttcaaaaCTGGCTCGCTGTTTTTCctctttccatttcttcgttGTCTATGCAGTTTATGCTTCCGACTTTTTGTCAGTACGTAAGAGACAAGTCTTCTTTGGGATTCATTCTAAAGATTGCCACAGCAATTGTGATATTGCTGGATGTTGGGCTAGGAATAGCAGTAGCTTTTCATTTCCAAGGCGATATTGCTGAAATGTGTACACTGAATTGG GTATTCAAAGGCTGGGAACAGCCTCTTTTCTAG
- the LOC136198293 gene encoding transmembrane protein 104 homolog — translation MAGEYGRMSAIFLCVNAMIAAGMLSLPFVFYHGGIVAGATTFLVLAIPSIASTEWTLEAMARAEALYSWRETGSYHWPQNCPISTNRKFEVGDLCRIFIHRSVGILYDVLVALAQFLSLCAYGNIAASALASVIPFGHDTLFRSCDTADFRNRIHPAIGGCWNSYAVCVAMFALIVIPLSCIKLQTQVVFQNFMGLLRLAVVLTMIFWSAITPPLGDEDLAQRSWIDFNFQNWLAVFPLSIASLSMQFMLPTFCQHVRDKSSLGFILKIAIAIVILLDVGLGIAAAFHFQGDIVEMCTLNWYMYSKAGNSLFSRTLAYFLLLYPSMDLCSTYPLIATLGSNIFLALLQDAGVNTEARHFALITRFCFATLPLIGSIYVANTVVVSIFGGFLFILITLVIPSLLRIFSIKKCQTEWKSSRKAYFGTQKETVTLLENKQLQQSDIRKTLYPPLIGRSDLLAYGTLLLGVMSLIPTVASWIVSKK, via the exons ATGGCCGGCGAGTATGGACGAATGAGTGCCATTTTCTTGTGCGTCAATGCCATGATCGCTGCCGGAATGCTATCACTTCCTTTTGTCTTCTACCACGGAGGTATCGTCGCAGGTGCGACGACCTTTCTAGTGCTCGCCATTCCGTCGATTGCGTCCACTGAGTGGACTCTAGAAGCGATGGCGAGAGCCGAG GCGCTTTACTCTTGGCGAGAAACGGGAAGTTATCATTGGCCACAAAACTGTCCGATTTCGACGAACCGAAAATTCGAAGTCGGTGATTTGTGTCGAATTTTTATCCATCGATCGGTCGGAATTCTCTATGATGTACTCGTCGCTTTGGCACAGTTTCTCTCACTCTGTGCCTACGGTAATATAGCAGCAAGTGCATTGGCTTCAGTCATTCCCTTTGGCCACGACACATTATTTCGGTCATGTGACACTGCCGATTTCCGCAACCGTATTCATCCGGCAATTGGAGGCTGCTGGAATTCATACGCAGTTTGTGTAGCAATGTTTGCCCTCATTGTTATACCGCTTTCCTGTATTAAACTCCAAACCCAAGTTGTCTTTCAAAACTTTATGGGACTTCTGCGTCTTGCAGTTGTTCTGACTATGATCTTTTGGTCAGCTATTACTCCGCCACTTGGAGACGAGGATTTGGCTCAGCGTTCTTGGATcgattttaattttcaaaaCTGGCTCGCTGTTTTTCCTCTTTCCATTGCTTCGTTGTCTATGCAGTTTATGCTTCCAACTTTTTGTCAGCACGTAAGAGACAAGTCTTCTTTGGGATTCATTCTAAAGATTGCCATAGCAATTGTGATATTGCTGGATGTTGGGTTGGGAATAGCAGCAGCTTTTCATTTCCAAGGCGATATTGTTGAAATGTGTACACTGAATTGG TACATGTATTCAAAGGCTGGGAACAGCCTCTTTTCTAGGACACTTGcttactttcttcttttgtaTCCTTCAATGGATCTGTGTTCCACGTATCCACTCATTGCTACCCTTGGATCAAACATTTTTCTTGCTCTACTCCAAGACGCTGGTGTCAACACTGAAGCCAGACATTTCGCCCTGATAACTCGCTTCTGCTTCGCTACGTTACCGCTGATTGGATCTATCTACGTGGCAAACACAGTTGTGGTGAGCATATTTGGTGGATTCCTATTTATTCTCATCACGCTGGTCATACCCTCTTTGCTTCGCATCTTCTCCATCAAAAAGTGCCAAACGGAATGGAAATCTTCAAGAAAAGCCTATTTCGGTACGCAAAAGGAGACAGTAACGTTGCTCGAAAACAAACAATTGCAACAATCAGACATCAGAAAAACGCTGTACCCACCACTGATTGGACGAAGTGATCTGTTAGCATATGGTACACTGCTATTGGGAGTCATGAGCCTAATCCCTACAGTAGCGTCGTGGATTGTAAGCAAAAAGTAA